The Nostoc sp. 'Peltigera membranacea cyanobiont' N6 genome contains the following window.
TTTTTTAGAATCTTAAACAACAAAAACTATCCCAATTTTGTATCAATGTTTCATTGCTTCCACATTTAACGGGATATGGTAAAAGGTTTAAGTAGTTTTTGATTAACATGAAAATTCAAAATTCAAAATGTAATATTTTCATTTTGAATTTTGAATTTTATTCTACTTCATTAAAAAGATGTTCCTCTAACAGAGGTTGCACTTGGCGAAACTCTTCTGGAGAGAGTAATTCCGGTTCACCTGTTTTTGATATCCGTGCAAAAAATAACAGGGGATCGAGGGGTGTATAAATTGCATACTCCTGATCTTCATCATAGAAGCTAGCAAGTAACTGTAATTGCTCTGGATCTAAATCTGCTTCTTCGTCTTCAATTTCTAAGGTGAAGAGTTCTGATTCTTCGACTGGTGGTAAATCACCTGCAACCGTCAAAGCATAAGCTGTGTTCTTCAATACCAGATTCTGCTCAGATAGTACAGCTTGGGCAGTGGCAAAAATTTGCTCAATGATGTTGTCGTCTTCTACCAAAACTGCTTCTTCTTCCTCATCATCACCTTCCCAAGAAAAAATCTCTACAGGTGAGTCTACAGGAAGAAGTAAAACGTATTCTTGCCCATCTACCTCAAGGGAATGCTCTACATAACATTCGAGCGAT
Protein-coding sequences here:
- a CDS encoding DUF3727 domain-containing protein, whose translation is MFSPPFPEENDNAHTSSITLTDDKGRSLECYVEHSLEVDGQEYVLLLPVDSPVEIFSWEGDDEEEEAVLVEDDNIIEQIFATAQAVLSEQNLVLKNTAYALTVAGDLPPVEESELFTLEIEDEEADLDPEQLQLLASFYDEDQEYAIYTPLDPLLFFARISKTGEPELLSPEEFRQVQPLLEEHLFNEVE